The DNA region GATTATCCGCTGAAAAACCAAATCCACTATCGCTGGTCCTACAACCACCTCGCCCATCGTGTGGTCGCCAATTCTCAGGCGACAAAAAACGCGCTGTTGCGCAACGCCCCTTGGCTGGATCCGAATCGTGTGGAGGTGATCTACAACGGCCTGGATCCGCAACCCTTTCTTACTCCACGCCGTCTGGATTTGCGCGGGCAATGGGGCTTGGGGCCGGATACGCCGCTGATCGGATTTGTCGGCCAATTGGACGAGCGCAAAGGCGTGCATGCGCTGCTCTCCGCTTTCGCCGGATTGAAAGACCGGAACCGCGACGCTCATCTCGTGATGGTCGGCGAAGGACCGCTGCGTCCCCTGATTCTGGAGTTCAGCTGCACCCATCAGCTGCACGAGCGAATCCATCTGCTCGGTTTTCGCGACGATATCGATGAGATCATGAAGAATATCACCATGCTGGTACTGCCGTCGCTCTGGGAGGGGTTCGGCATTGTGCTGCTGGAGGCCATGGCAGCGGCCAAACCCGTGGTGACCACCGCGGTCAGCTCCATGCCCGAAATCGTTCTCGATCGCCTCACCGGAAGAGTGGTTCCCGTGCAGGACGCAGACGCCCTGGCGCAGGCGATGGAGGAGATCCTGAACGACCCCGACCGTGCGCAACGCTGGGGACAAAACGGTCGGAAACGGGTACAGGAGCATTTCACTCTGGAACGAATGATCGATCGCTACCAGCGTTTGTTTCAGGAGCAGATCGATCTGCTTCATGCAAGGCGATGACGTGCATCTCTGGAATCGATTTGAACAGACTTTTAAGCATCAGCACCTTCGCTGGCTGGAGAAATGGCTTGGCCTGCCGCCTTTGCCCATGGAACAGTTCGATCCGGCCTTGGTGAGAAATATTCTTGTCGTGCGTCAACACGATCAACTGGGCGATTTTCTCCTCTCCACTCCGGTCTTTGCTGCGCTGCACACCCAATTCCCCGGCCGCCCGCTGACGTTGGTCGCCCGCGAAAACACCGCACATCTGATGCGCCATGATCCCAACGTCGATCAGGTCATCCCCTTTGCCGGCAACGGGCGCGACTGGACGCTCGAC from bacterium includes:
- a CDS encoding glycosyltransferase family 4 protein; its protein translation is MRILFANTIQMFGGGEVWMLRTLTALRERGHAVHLLCRPETELARRAQAAQIPLFTFPIRGDFGPLTILRTRRLLKKLAIDVVLANMDKELRFAGLAARLAGGVAVIPRRGVDYPLKNQIHYRWSYNHLAHRVVANSQATKNALLRNAPWLDPNRVEVIYNGLDPQPFLTPRRLDLRGQWGLGPDTPLIGFVGQLDERKGVHALLSAFAGLKDRNRDAHLVMVGEGPLRPLILEFSCTHQLHERIHLLGFRDDIDEIMKNITMLVLPSLWEGFGIVLLEAMAAAKPVVTTAVSSMPEIVLDRLTGRVVPVQDADALAQAMEEILNDPDRAQRWGQNGRKRVQEHFTLERMIDRYQRLFQEQIDLLHARR